One window from the genome of Micromonospora aurantiaca ATCC 27029 encodes:
- the glmM gene encoding phosphoglucosamine mutase, with the protein MGRLFGTDGVRGRANADLTPELALAVAVAAAHTLAETDKSHPPLAVVGRDTRASGEMLEAAVVAGLTSAGANVVRVGVLPTPAVAFLTAEAKADLGVMLSASHNPMPDNGIKLFAAGGHKLPDEIEMQIEEAVKANATTAWKRPVGAGVGRVHDLLDGADHYVQHLVGTVPHRLDGIKVVVDCANGAAADVAPVAYREAGAEVIAIYAEPDGLNINDECGSNHIEALRAAVVEHGAHLGIAHDGDADRCVAVTADGNEVDGDQVMAILALAMRDAGELTQDTLVATVMSNLGLRLAMSEHGIRLVETKVGDRYVLEELRASGLALGGEQSGHIVLPAYATTGDGVLTGLHLMARMAATGTSLAELAAVVTKLPQVLINVPVGDRTVGAAAPAVRAEVERAEAELGETGRVLLRPSGTEPLVRVMVEAATEDTAREVAERIAEQVRTASPVA; encoded by the coding sequence ATGGGCCGGTTGTTCGGCACGGACGGCGTACGTGGGCGGGCGAACGCGGATCTCACCCCGGAGTTGGCGCTTGCGGTCGCGGTGGCCGCGGCCCACACGCTGGCCGAGACCGACAAGAGCCATCCGCCGCTCGCGGTGGTCGGCCGGGACACCCGGGCCAGCGGCGAGATGCTGGAGGCGGCGGTGGTCGCCGGGCTCACCAGTGCCGGCGCCAACGTGGTCCGGGTCGGCGTGCTGCCCACCCCGGCGGTGGCGTTCCTCACCGCCGAGGCAAAGGCCGACCTGGGCGTGATGCTCTCCGCCTCGCACAACCCGATGCCGGACAACGGCATCAAGCTGTTCGCCGCCGGCGGGCACAAGCTGCCCGACGAGATCGAGATGCAGATCGAGGAGGCGGTTAAGGCGAACGCCACCACCGCCTGGAAGCGCCCCGTCGGCGCCGGTGTCGGCCGCGTGCACGACCTGCTCGACGGCGCCGACCACTACGTGCAGCACCTGGTCGGCACCGTGCCGCACCGCCTCGACGGGATCAAGGTCGTGGTCGACTGCGCCAACGGCGCGGCCGCCGACGTCGCACCGGTCGCCTACCGGGAGGCCGGCGCCGAGGTGATCGCCATCTACGCCGAGCCGGATGGGCTCAACATCAACGACGAGTGCGGCTCGAACCACATCGAGGCGCTGCGCGCCGCGGTGGTCGAGCACGGCGCCCACCTCGGCATCGCCCACGACGGCGACGCCGACCGCTGCGTCGCGGTCACCGCCGACGGGAACGAGGTCGACGGCGACCAGGTCATGGCGATCCTCGCGCTGGCCATGCGGGACGCCGGCGAGCTGACCCAGGACACCCTGGTCGCCACAGTGATGAGCAACCTCGGTCTCCGGCTGGCCATGTCCGAGCACGGCATCCGGCTGGTCGAGACCAAGGTCGGCGACCGGTACGTGCTGGAGGAGCTGCGCGCCTCCGGCCTGGCGCTCGGCGGCGAGCAGAGCGGCCACATCGTGCTGCCCGCGTACGCCACCACCGGCGACGGCGTGCTGACCGGCCTGCACCTGATGGCGCGGATGGCCGCCACCGGCACCTCGCTGGCCGAGCTGGCCGCCGTGGTCACCAAGCTGCCCCAGGTGCTGATCAACGTGCCGGTCGGCGACCGTACCGTCGGCGCCGCCGCACCGGCCGTCCGGGCCGAGGTCGAGCGCGCCGAGGCGGAGCTGGGCGAGACCGGCCGGGTGCTGCTGCGCCCGTCCGGCACCGAGCCGCTGGTGCGGGTCATGGTCGAGGCGGCCACCGAGGACACCGCGCGCGAGGTCGCCGAGCGCATCGCCGAGCAGGTCCGCACCGCCAGCCCGGTCGCCTGA
- a CDS encoding MmpS family transport accessory protein: MSETTPAPEPASGPSDPTAAPATPQPSSWTPPDPLAAPQPWTPPAPWSPPPAPSPWAAAGPESASGTDPASSPSGTGRPVGEPGWAAPADPAATPRPAVPPASGDPQAPGFPATPGWPSQPGVPDFSAQPAWTPGAYPPGPHKSGSYPPGPYPPPYAYPGMPPRRSGGGWVAGLVIGIVTVLALIVCGCVGLSFLGRSMTEGTASGDRYDGPLYGEPDGWADEPTGPPARPVTTPSGGPGRFTVLYEVTATDGEAEVQFYDADANFHQPGAVDTPWRLSLTANDRERVQIIASPVESGEVTCRITVNGKVVSTDSGEYGATCFGW; the protein is encoded by the coding sequence ATGTCCGAGACGACCCCCGCCCCCGAACCGGCCTCCGGACCGAGCGACCCGACCGCCGCGCCGGCCACGCCGCAGCCCTCGTCCTGGACGCCGCCGGACCCGTTGGCCGCCCCGCAGCCGTGGACGCCGCCCGCGCCCTGGTCGCCGCCCCCGGCACCGAGCCCGTGGGCGGCAGCCGGCCCGGAGAGCGCGTCCGGAACCGACCCGGCCTCGTCCCCGAGCGGCACGGGCCGGCCGGTGGGCGAACCGGGGTGGGCGGCTCCGGCCGACCCGGCCGCCACGCCACGCCCGGCCGTCCCACCGGCCTCCGGCGATCCGCAGGCCCCAGGCTTCCCGGCCACGCCCGGCTGGCCGTCCCAGCCCGGCGTCCCGGACTTCTCGGCACAGCCGGCCTGGACACCGGGCGCCTACCCGCCCGGCCCTCACAAATCCGGGTCCTACCCGCCCGGGCCCTACCCGCCGCCGTACGCGTATCCGGGCATGCCGCCGCGCCGCAGCGGCGGCGGCTGGGTGGCCGGTCTGGTGATCGGCATCGTCACCGTCCTCGCACTGATCGTCTGCGGCTGCGTCGGGCTGTCCTTCCTCGGCCGCTCCATGACCGAGGGGACGGCCTCCGGCGACCGGTACGACGGGCCGCTGTACGGCGAGCCCGACGGATGGGCCGACGAGCCCACCGGTCCCCCGGCCCGACCGGTCACCACCCCGTCCGGCGGACCCGGCAGGTTCACCGTCCTGTACGAGGTCACAGCCACCGACGGCGAGGCGGAGGTGCAGTTCTACGACGCGGACGCGAACTTCCACCAGCCCGGCGCCGTGGACACGCCCTGGCGGCTGAGCCTCACCGCGAACGACCGCGAGCGGGTGCAGATCATCGCCAGCCCCGTCGAGTCCGGCGAGGTGACCTGCCGGATCACCGTCAACGGCAAGGTCGTCTCCACGGACTCGGGCGAGTACGGCGCGACCTGCTTCGGCTGGTGA
- a CDS encoding threonine aldolase family protein: MSDEQATRLRRFTAQRGCDTMLSGVRPASVREQLAALDQVAGDDPPDLYGEGGPVAELELRVAELLGAEAAAFFPSGTMAQQVAMRHGAELTGRAGVGLHPLSHPLTHERDAYALLAGVRAVRTTSAPRNPTADEVATLDEPIGTLFLELPLRDAGFVLPTWDELVAVVAAARARGARVHFDGARLWESSVHLGYSPAEIAALADSTYVSFYKSLGGISGAALAGDAELIRYARAWRHRYGGTLFQQWPAALAALAGLTRELPRLPGYVVHARVVAEALAALPGARVYPAPPHTHQFRFWLPYPAAVLDAANLALAEEERAWFVGGWRDTEVPGLALAEVTVAGPAQELDAGAVADLAARFLRRVQAN; this comes from the coding sequence ATGAGCGACGAGCAGGCCACGCGGCTGCGCCGGTTCACCGCCCAGCGTGGCTGCGACACGATGCTCTCCGGCGTACGCCCGGCCTCCGTACGGGAACAGCTCGCCGCGCTCGATCAGGTGGCCGGGGACGACCCGCCCGACCTGTACGGCGAGGGCGGGCCGGTGGCGGAGCTGGAGCTGCGGGTCGCCGAGCTGCTCGGCGCGGAGGCTGCCGCGTTCTTCCCGTCGGGCACGATGGCGCAGCAGGTGGCCATGCGTCACGGGGCGGAGCTGACCGGCCGCGCCGGTGTCGGCCTGCACCCGCTCAGCCATCCGCTGACGCACGAGCGGGACGCGTACGCGCTGCTCGCCGGCGTACGCGCGGTGCGCACCACGAGCGCGCCGCGCAACCCGACTGCCGACGAGGTGGCGACGCTCGACGAGCCGATCGGCACGCTCTTCCTGGAGTTGCCGCTGCGGGACGCCGGGTTCGTGCTGCCGACCTGGGACGAGCTGGTGGCCGTCGTCGCGGCGGCGCGCGCCCGCGGCGCCCGGGTGCACTTCGACGGGGCCCGGCTCTGGGAGTCGTCAGTCCATCTGGGCTACTCGCCGGCCGAGATCGCGGCGCTGGCCGACAGCACGTACGTCTCGTTCTACAAGTCGCTGGGCGGCATCTCCGGTGCCGCGCTGGCCGGCGACGCGGAGCTGATCCGGTACGCGCGTGCCTGGCGGCACCGCTACGGCGGCACGCTGTTCCAGCAGTGGCCGGCGGCGCTCGCAGCGCTCGCCGGGCTGACCCGGGAGCTGCCCCGCCTCCCCGGGTACGTGGTGCACGCCCGGGTGGTGGCCGAGGCGCTGGCCGCCCTGCCCGGCGCCCGGGTGTACCCGGCGCCGCCGCACACCCACCAGTTCCGGTTCTGGCTGCCGTACCCGGCGGCCGTGCTGGACGCGGCGAACCTGGCGCTGGCCGAGGAGGAACGCGCGTGGTTCGTCGGCGGCTGGCGGGACACCGAGGTGCCCGGGCTGGCGCTGGCCGAGGTGACCGTGGCCGGGCCGGCGCAGGAGCTGGACGCCGGCGCGGTGGCCGACCTGGCCGCCCGCTTCCTGCGCCGGGTCCAGGCGAACTGA
- a CDS encoding pyridoxal phosphate-dependent aminotransferase: MTTTDPLVARMRPFGTTVFAEMSALAVRTGAVNLGQGFPDTDGPPEMLAAAAEALRTGHNQYPPGPGIPALRAAVAGHQRRFWGLEYDPDGEIVVTAGATEAVAASILALCEPGDEVICFEPYYDSYAASIALAGAVRRPVTLRPGPDGRYAFDPDELRAAFGPRTRLVLLNSPHNPTGKVFTADELTTVAELCREHDVYAVTDEVYEHLVFTDAAAPHVPLATLPGMRERTLRISSAGKTFSCTGWKVGWVSGPAPLVAAVLRVKQFLTFVNAGPLQPAVAVALGLPDAYFTGFRDDMQRRRDQLAAGLADAGFGVLAPEGTYFVTADVTPLRGRDGVEFCRALPERCGVVAVPTQVFYDDVEAGRRLIRFAFCKRPEVLAEAVTRLRRLRADG, translated from the coding sequence GTGACGACGACCGATCCCCTGGTGGCCCGGATGCGGCCGTTCGGCACCACCGTCTTCGCCGAGATGTCCGCGCTGGCCGTGCGCACCGGCGCGGTCAACCTCGGGCAGGGCTTCCCGGACACCGACGGCCCGCCGGAGATGCTCGCCGCCGCGGCCGAGGCGCTGCGTACCGGCCACAACCAGTACCCGCCCGGCCCGGGGATCCCCGCGCTGCGCGCCGCCGTCGCCGGGCACCAGCGCCGGTTCTGGGGCCTGGAGTACGACCCGGACGGCGAGATCGTCGTGACGGCCGGCGCCACCGAGGCGGTCGCGGCGAGCATCCTCGCGCTCTGCGAGCCGGGTGACGAGGTGATCTGCTTCGAGCCGTACTACGACTCGTACGCCGCCTCGATCGCGCTCGCCGGCGCGGTCCGCCGCCCGGTGACGCTGCGGCCCGGCCCCGACGGCAGGTACGCGTTCGACCCGGACGAGCTGCGCGCCGCGTTCGGGCCGCGTACCCGGCTGGTGCTGCTGAACTCGCCGCACAACCCGACCGGCAAGGTCTTCACCGCCGACGAGCTGACGACGGTGGCCGAGCTGTGCCGGGAACACGACGTGTACGCGGTCACCGACGAGGTCTACGAGCACCTGGTGTTCACCGACGCCGCCGCGCCGCACGTACCGCTGGCCACGCTGCCGGGCATGCGGGAGCGGACGCTGCGCATCTCGTCGGCCGGCAAGACGTTCTCCTGCACCGGCTGGAAGGTCGGCTGGGTGAGCGGCCCCGCGCCGCTGGTGGCGGCGGTGCTGCGGGTGAAGCAGTTCCTCACGTTCGTCAACGCCGGGCCGCTGCAACCGGCGGTGGCTGTGGCGCTCGGGCTGCCGGACGCGTACTTCACCGGGTTCCGGGACGACATGCAACGCCGCCGGGACCAGCTCGCCGCCGGGCTGGCCGACGCCGGGTTCGGCGTGCTCGCGCCGGAGGGCACCTACTTCGTCACCGCCGACGTCACGCCGCTGCGCGGCCGGGACGGGGTGGAGTTCTGCCGGGCGCTGCCGGAGCGCTGCGGCGTGGTGGCGGTGCCGACGCAGGTGTTCTACGACGACGTGGAGGCCGGGCGCCGGCTGATCCGGTTCGCGTTCTGCAAACGGCCGGAGGTGCTGGCCGAGGCGGTGACCCGGCTGCGCCGGCTCCGGGCGGACGGATGA
- the rpsI gene encoding 30S ribosomal protein S9 yields the protein MTDITATEVAPEATEAPAPVARAPRGDRPIQTVGRRKEAIVRVRIIPGSGKITCNGRDLEAYFPSKVHQQLIKDPLVTAEKPEAFDVIANLRGGGTTGQAGALRLAIARALIVSEPDDRPALKKAGFLTRDARVKESKKYGLKKARKAPQYSKR from the coding sequence ATGACCGACATCACCGCCACCGAGGTCGCCCCCGAGGCCACCGAGGCGCCGGCGCCCGTCGCGCGCGCGCCCCGTGGTGACCGCCCGATCCAGACCGTGGGTCGGCGCAAGGAAGCCATCGTCCGGGTCCGGATCATCCCGGGCAGCGGCAAGATCACCTGCAACGGCCGCGACCTCGAGGCCTACTTCCCGAGCAAGGTGCACCAGCAGCTCATCAAGGACCCGCTGGTCACCGCCGAGAAGCCCGAGGCGTTCGACGTGATCGCCAACCTGCGTGGCGGCGGCACCACCGGCCAGGCCGGCGCGCTGCGGCTCGCCATCGCCCGGGCGCTGATCGTCAGCGAGCCCGACGACCGCCCGGCCCTGAAGAAGGCCGGCTTCCTGACCCGTGACGCCCGGGTCAAGGAGAGCAAGAAGTACGGCCTCAAGAAGGCCCGCAAGGCTCCCCAGTACTCGAAGCGCTGA